In Falsibacillus pallidus, the following are encoded in one genomic region:
- a CDS encoding carbohydrate ABC transporter permease, translating into MNLRKTNWPVQILIFLGSLLILFPLYLTITIALKDPQQMAQSVLSWPSEIHWENFSKAIEMTNFFQAFKNSAIITICTVVLTLLTNSMVAYAIARNMHKKFFKFLYYYLVSAMFIPFPIIMLPIVKQTSSWGMDNQIGLIFLYVVYGLSFNIFVYVGYIKSIPKELEEAATMDGAGTWKTFWKVIFPLLTPINATVAILTALWAWNDFMLPLIILSDKDQATLPLVQYVFQGQFSTDYNLAFSSYILALAPMIIVYLFAQKWIINGVTKGAVK; encoded by the coding sequence ATGAATCTGAGAAAAACGAATTGGCCGGTCCAGATCTTGATATTCTTAGGATCACTGCTTATTTTGTTCCCACTCTACTTAACCATAACCATCGCTTTAAAGGATCCCCAGCAAATGGCTCAGTCGGTACTTTCCTGGCCATCCGAGATTCATTGGGAGAACTTTTCAAAAGCGATCGAAATGACGAATTTCTTTCAAGCATTTAAGAATAGTGCCATCATTACAATTTGCACAGTTGTTTTGACGCTATTGACCAATTCAATGGTGGCATACGCCATTGCTCGGAACATGCATAAGAAGTTTTTTAAATTTCTATATTACTATCTTGTCAGCGCAATGTTCATTCCTTTCCCGATCATCATGCTTCCAATCGTGAAGCAGACGAGTTCATGGGGAATGGACAATCAAATCGGTTTGATATTCCTATATGTGGTATATGGATTATCGTTTAATATTTTCGTTTATGTAGGCTACATCAAATCCATCCCGAAAGAGCTGGAAGAAGCAGCGACAATGGATGGAGCAGGTACTTGGAAAACATTCTGGAAGGTCATTTTCCCACTGCTGACTCCGATCAATGCAACAGTGGCAATCTTGACTGCGTTATGGGCTTGGAACGATTTCATGCTGCCTCTCATCATCTTGAGCGATAAGGACCAAGCGACGCTTCCCCTTGTCCAATATGTGTTCCAAGGACAATTCAGTACAGATTACAATTTAGCATTCTCCTCCTATATTTTAGCTCTTGCCCCAATGATTATCGTATATCTGTTTGCACAGAAATGGATTATCAATGGTGTAACAAAGGGAGCTGTGAAGTAA
- a CDS encoding HAD family hydrolase gives MLNDVEVIVFDLDGTLYEDIHHFDYYASRLGEKLDPINRKRFEEDYQTFKENRLPLKIGTVYDVKNDLVLKQNGGKVLEAFDWFGEKLSEEKIAELYPQEIVFDFDSMLNVGDLWWIPVSIARHYGLSSELAHQSFLQTREYMMTNDFQMEEIEGFKDALQSLSQSKKLVLFTNSPQKDSEVIVTKLGFLDYFDYKIFEGRKPVKTEAALRKISDHYGVPFSKILSVGDNAINEIYPARKLGCQTILIDGHDYGDPSQADYVVKNISGVVELLEGLC, from the coding sequence ATGTTGAATGATGTAGAAGTGATTGTTTTTGATCTCGATGGGACGCTGTATGAGGATATCCACCATTTTGACTACTATGCTTCTCGCCTCGGCGAGAAGCTTGACCCCATTAATAGGAAACGTTTCGAAGAGGATTATCAAACGTTTAAAGAAAATCGGCTGCCGTTGAAAATCGGTACGGTCTATGATGTGAAGAATGATTTGGTTTTGAAGCAAAACGGCGGCAAGGTGCTGGAGGCTTTTGATTGGTTCGGAGAAAAACTTTCGGAAGAGAAAATTGCTGAACTGTATCCGCAGGAAATTGTGTTTGATTTTGATTCAATGCTTAATGTCGGCGATCTTTGGTGGATCCCCGTCTCAATTGCACGGCACTACGGCTTGTCGAGTGAATTGGCTCATCAGTCCTTCCTTCAGACAAGGGAATATATGATGACGAATGATTTTCAAATGGAGGAAATCGAGGGTTTCAAAGACGCGCTTCAATCCCTTAGCCAAAGCAAAAAATTGGTCCTTTTTACAAACTCTCCGCAAAAGGACAGCGAAGTTATTGTTACCAAGCTTGGATTCCTGGACTACTTTGACTACAAAATATTCGAAGGAAGAAAACCGGTGAAAACGGAGGCTGCATTAAGGAAAATCAGCGACCATTATGGGGTGCCTTTTTCAAAAATTCTCTCTGTCGGCGACAATGCCATCAACGAAATCTACCCTGCACGGAAGTTGGGCTGCCAAACCATCTTGATTGACGGGCATGACTACGGCGATCCATCGCAAGCGGACTATGTCGTAAAAAATATAAGCGGCGTTGTGGAGTTGCTTGAGGGGCTTTGCTAA
- a CDS encoding DUF4062 domain-containing protein codes for MAEPAKVFISSAAETGLSQLREQVHSELKVMEHFPQMYEKDFGPWPPQELVENCLEHVVKSDIFLLFVSHKSGNYLDSYKATVTHCEFQAAHQNNKHIIVFVQDEIYRLFWYDLRFMIAEMVEEYKKKNQGMDPDTYRNIAEEAWKKHPENSGSIDSYVWGFLYDIYKKGYYLEQISLGVDTIKTIKRYFSDLFRKGSKYLALKVEIDEQISEGPTYRKHAEFTSRIIEYLHEGELSNPRMFLEYLQRFLKKGSIYSKPGTVFEKLLGEYESCSGSTLYKETEGKLQLIASSGMASDDNIAFSLDDSTSYVVTAFESENPELFYNEKKRQLYLAIKSGHYVICFHYPIDSFWSEETVQRFKEDIMRDIIETEPSLFRDFAIKLLGGIK; via the coding sequence ATGGCTGAACCAGCAAAAGTATTTATTAGTTCTGCAGCTGAGACTGGCTTAAGTCAGTTAAGAGAGCAAGTGCATTCAGAATTAAAAGTAATGGAACACTTTCCCCAAATGTATGAAAAAGACTTTGGACCTTGGCCGCCACAAGAGTTAGTTGAAAATTGCTTGGAACATGTGGTTAAGAGCGATATATTCTTGTTATTTGTATCTCATAAGTCTGGAAATTACCTTGATTCTTACAAAGCCACAGTCACTCATTGTGAATTTCAGGCTGCACATCAAAATAATAAGCATATAATTGTGTTTGTTCAAGACGAGATTTACCGTTTGTTTTGGTATGATTTGAGATTTATGATTGCTGAAATGGTTGAAGAGTACAAAAAGAAGAACCAAGGGATGGACCCTGACACCTATAGAAATATCGCTGAGGAAGCGTGGAAGAAACATCCTGAGAATTCAGGTAGTATTGATTCTTATGTGTGGGGATTTTTATATGATATTTATAAAAAGGGATATTATCTTGAACAAATATCACTTGGGGTAGATACAATAAAAACTATAAAAAGATATTTTAGCGACTTATTTCGCAAGGGGAGCAAGTATCTTGCCTTAAAAGTTGAGATTGATGAACAAATTTCTGAAGGGCCGACATATAGAAAACATGCAGAATTCACTTCCAGGATTATTGAATATCTTCATGAAGGTGAACTGAGTAATCCACGAATGTTTCTAGAATATTTACAGCGTTTCTTGAAAAAAGGCAGCATTTATTCAAAACCTGGAACAGTGTTTGAAAAACTGCTTGGAGAATATGAATCATGTTCTGGGAGCACACTATACAAGGAGACGGAGGGTAAGCTTCAATTAATCGCTTCGTCTGGTATGGCGAGTGATGATAATATTGCCTTCAGTTTAGATGATTCTACTTCCTATGTAGTCACAGCATTTGAAAGTGAAAACCCAGAATTGTTTTACAATGAAAAGAAAAGGCAATTATACCTTGCTATAAAATCAGGTCATTATGTAATATGTTTTCATTATCCAATTGATTCATTTTGGTCGGAAGAGACAGTGCAACGCTTTAAAGAAGATATCATGCGTGATATAATTGAGACAGAGCCATCTTTATTTCGTGATTTCGCCATAAAATTACTTGGAGGGATAAAATAA
- a CDS encoding glycoside hydrolase family 13 protein, which translates to MNKKWWKEAVVYQVYWRSFFDSNGDGIGDLEGLIQKLDYIKKLGVDVIWLNPMYSSPDKDNGYDISDYYGVMEKAGDMETVERLIHKIHQRGMKIIMDLVVNHTSDQHPWFLESKSSKDNPKRDWYIWKDPVQGGVPNNWRSYFSPSTWEYEPETNQYYFHSFAVEQPDLNWENEEVRKEVYALMRFWLDKGIDGFRMDVINLLAKLEGFPSVENPNDISYLGNNPGIHEYLQEMNREVLQHYDAMTVGEIPFVTPEDGVLYVGEDRHELHTLFHFQVADDMPTWDLKRYKEIQRTWYEGLKGRGWNSQFLNNHDHTRQVTRYGNDKEYRVESAKLLATMIHTLPGTPYIFQGEEIGMTGVKFDNIEDYNDIAMKNKYAEELAKERNPEEVLKELQFLSRDNSRTPVQWNDEKHAGFTEGESPWIKVNPNYKEINVMDALEDENSVFYYYQKLINLRKKHDVMVYGDYEEVYVDSPEVYAYTRSHEDDRWLILLNHSSTPSSIDVQSEECEFILGNYADTMEPCRLGKFDLRPHEARIYRIK; encoded by the coding sequence ATGAACAAAAAGTGGTGGAAAGAAGCGGTGGTTTATCAAGTATATTGGCGCAGCTTCTTTGATTCCAATGGGGACGGAATCGGTGATTTAGAAGGGCTGATTCAGAAGCTGGACTACATCAAAAAACTGGGCGTCGACGTCATTTGGTTAAATCCGATGTATTCTTCCCCGGATAAGGATAACGGCTATGACATTTCAGACTACTACGGAGTGATGGAGAAAGCAGGCGACATGGAAACAGTTGAGCGCCTCATTCATAAAATCCATCAGCGCGGAATGAAAATTATCATGGACCTTGTCGTGAACCATACGTCCGACCAGCATCCATGGTTCCTTGAATCCAAGTCCAGCAAAGATAATCCAAAAAGAGATTGGTATATTTGGAAGGACCCTGTACAAGGCGGTGTCCCGAACAATTGGCGCTCCTACTTTTCACCGTCGACTTGGGAATATGAACCTGAAACGAATCAATACTATTTCCACTCTTTTGCAGTCGAACAGCCTGATTTGAATTGGGAAAATGAAGAAGTGAGAAAAGAAGTGTATGCTCTCATGCGCTTCTGGCTCGACAAGGGAATTGATGGATTCAGGATGGACGTGATCAATCTCTTGGCAAAATTGGAAGGCTTCCCATCTGTGGAAAACCCAAACGATATCTCCTATTTAGGCAACAATCCTGGCATTCACGAATATTTGCAGGAAATGAACAGAGAAGTGCTTCAGCATTATGATGCCATGACTGTCGGTGAAATTCCGTTCGTGACACCTGAAGACGGCGTTCTATATGTAGGGGAGGACCGTCATGAGCTGCATACATTATTCCACTTCCAGGTGGCTGATGACATGCCAACATGGGACTTGAAGCGCTACAAGGAAATTCAGCGCACTTGGTATGAAGGTTTAAAGGGGAGAGGATGGAACTCCCAATTCCTGAATAACCATGATCATACCCGCCAGGTCACGCGATATGGAAATGACAAAGAATACCGTGTCGAGTCTGCCAAGCTTCTTGCGACGATGATCCATACACTTCCCGGGACTCCGTACATTTTTCAGGGAGAAGAAATTGGAATGACAGGTGTAAAGTTTGATAATATTGAGGACTACAATGATATTGCCATGAAAAATAAATATGCAGAAGAACTTGCCAAAGAAAGAAATCCGGAGGAAGTGCTAAAAGAACTGCAGTTTTTAAGCAGAGATAATTCCCGTACGCCTGTGCAATGGAATGATGAAAAGCATGCAGGTTTTACTGAAGGCGAAAGCCCGTGGATCAAGGTGAATCCAAATTATAAGGAAATCAATGTTATGGATGCCTTGGAAGACGAAAATTCTGTTTTCTACTATTATCAAAAGCTCATAAATCTTCGAAAAAAACATGACGTCATGGTGTATGGAGACTACGAGGAAGTGTATGTAGACAGCCCGGAGGTTTATGCATATACGAGGAGCCATGAGGATGACAGATGGCTGATTCTGTTGAATCATAGCAGCACTCCTTCTTCAATAGACGTTCAAAGTGAAGAGTGCGAGTTCATTTTAGGGAACTATGCAGACACTATGGAACCATGCCGCCTAGGAAAATTTGATTTAAGACCGCATGAGGCGAGGATTTATAGAATAAAGTAA
- the asnB gene encoding asparagine synthase (glutamine-hydrolyzing): MCGIAGWIDWTKDLSEENRMLKQMTDAIRHRGPDAEGFWLDGHAALGHRRLIVIDPDGGKQPMLYKDSENDVVLTYNGEIYNYRELKEELTSLGHQFDTESDTEVLLHAYLQWQEQCVDHLNGIFAFAIWDKNKERLMLGRDHLGVKPLFYCKRGDQVIFGSEIKALFAHPDVKPELDEEGLSEVFGLGPMRTPGKAIFKDIEEVRAGHYMIFSKEDQQTKQYWKLESKEHTDDVDKTVETIQSLLEDTVSRQLISDKPLVSMLSGGLDSSGLTAMAGKEYKENGKTLSTYSIDFVNNDADFKEDFLRRDLDEPWVKKVSEYVGTDHTSVVFPAEKLVNNLLIPMKARDLPGVGEIETSLYLLFKEMKKNATVALSGESADEVFSGYPWFHQEKFLDADVFPWLLNIGGIGKVLKKEIREKLDIPAYQKKKYQDALEELPVLEGEDETEAKQRRMSYMFITRFLPFMLDRKDRASMMTGFEVRVPFCDYRLVEYLWNIPSSMKNIDDIEKGILRRAFADYLPEDVRYRRKSAYPSTKDDAYLKGVTEWMRRILDDPEAPIQSLIDAEVVRYIADGKSDMPDTSVRGLFDYLIQVNGWLEEYGIKVHI; the protein is encoded by the coding sequence ATGTGTGGAATTGCAGGTTGGATTGATTGGACAAAAGATCTTTCTGAAGAAAACAGGATGTTAAAGCAGATGACGGATGCGATCAGACACAGGGGACCGGATGCTGAGGGGTTTTGGCTCGACGGCCATGCCGCACTTGGACACCGGCGACTGATTGTCATCGATCCTGATGGCGGGAAGCAGCCAATGCTCTATAAGGATTCCGAAAACGATGTTGTACTTACATATAACGGTGAAATTTATAACTACCGCGAGTTGAAGGAAGAACTCACTTCTTTGGGTCATCAATTTGATACTGAGTCGGACACGGAGGTGCTTCTTCATGCGTATTTGCAATGGCAGGAGCAGTGCGTCGACCATCTGAATGGGATCTTCGCATTTGCGATTTGGGACAAGAACAAGGAACGATTGATGCTTGGCCGCGACCATTTAGGTGTTAAGCCATTATTCTATTGTAAACGCGGGGACCAGGTCATTTTCGGGTCTGAAATAAAGGCGCTGTTCGCACATCCTGATGTGAAGCCAGAGCTTGATGAAGAAGGCTTGTCAGAGGTATTTGGACTCGGACCGATGCGTACGCCGGGCAAAGCCATTTTCAAAGATATTGAAGAGGTTCGAGCTGGCCACTATATGATTTTTTCAAAAGAAGACCAGCAAACGAAACAATATTGGAAGCTTGAGAGCAAAGAGCATACCGATGATGTGGACAAAACGGTCGAGACGATCCAATCTCTTTTGGAAGATACGGTCAGCCGCCAGCTCATTTCGGATAAGCCGCTTGTTTCCATGCTTTCCGGCGGACTTGATTCAAGCGGACTGACTGCGATGGCTGGGAAAGAATACAAGGAGAACGGAAAGACGCTTTCTACGTATTCCATCGATTTCGTGAATAACGACGCTGATTTCAAAGAGGATTTCCTCCGCAGGGATCTCGATGAACCTTGGGTGAAGAAGGTATCCGAGTATGTTGGAACCGACCACACGTCTGTCGTTTTTCCAGCAGAGAAGTTGGTCAACAACCTCCTTATCCCAATGAAAGCCCGGGATCTGCCGGGAGTGGGGGAAATCGAAACTTCCCTATACTTATTGTTCAAGGAAATGAAGAAAAACGCGACGGTCGCTTTATCGGGAGAGTCGGCCGATGAAGTGTTCTCCGGCTATCCATGGTTCCATCAGGAGAAATTCCTGGATGCCGATGTGTTCCCGTGGCTGCTCAATATCGGAGGCATCGGGAAGGTATTGAAGAAGGAAATCAGGGAAAAGCTTGATATCCCTGCCTATCAGAAAAAGAAATACCAAGATGCCCTGGAGGAGCTTCCTGTATTGGAAGGAGAAGACGAGACTGAGGCGAAGCAGAGAAGGATGTCCTATATGTTCATCACGCGCTTCCTGCCATTCATGCTGGATCGTAAGGACCGTGCGAGCATGATGACGGGCTTCGAAGTCCGCGTTCCATTCTGCGACTACCGGTTGGTCGAGTACCTGTGGAACATCCCATCATCCATGAAGAACATTGATGATATCGAGAAGGGGATTCTCCGCCGTGCATTCGCGGACTATCTGCCTGAGGACGTGCGCTACAGAAGGAAAAGCGCCTATCCGAGCACAAAAGACGATGCCTATCTGAAAGGTGTAACGGAATGGATGCGCCGGATTTTGGACGACCCGGAAGCACCGATTCAATCATTGATCGATGCAGAAGTGGTCAGGTACATCGCCGACGGAAAATCCGACATGCCTGACACGAGTGTAAGAGGGCTGTTTGACTATCTCATCCAAGTGAATGGCTGGCTTGAGGAGTATGGGATTAAGGTTCACATATAA
- the plsY gene encoding glycerol-3-phosphate 1-O-acyltransferase PlsY yields the protein MNILTLILSYLIGSISFALIVGKVFYKKDIRNFGSGNLGATNTYRVLGIKAGVIVAILDILKGTISCFLPLLLSASVNPVICGLLAIVGHIFPVFARFKGGKAVATAAGVFLFLAPWGVLVGFVVFVLTLVFTKYVSLSSMLASLALFCYSLLFEDKMIIGITLLICVAIIILHRQNIKRILNGTENRIVERY from the coding sequence TTTGCTTTAATCGTCGGAAAGGTCTTTTATAAGAAAGATATCCGGAATTTCGGCAGCGGGAATCTTGGTGCAACAAATACATATAGGGTTTTGGGCATAAAGGCAGGAGTGATTGTGGCGATTCTTGATATTTTAAAAGGGACAATTTCTTGCTTCCTCCCCCTTTTGCTTAGTGCTTCCGTGAACCCTGTCATATGCGGGTTGTTAGCCATAGTGGGGCATATCTTCCCTGTTTTTGCTCGTTTTAAAGGCGGTAAAGCTGTTGCAACAGCAGCCGGTGTTTTCTTATTCCTGGCGCCATGGGGTGTTCTGGTTGGATTTGTCGTGTTTGTGCTGACTCTTGTCTTCACAAAGTATGTATCACTCAGCTCCATGCTGGCTTCTCTAGCCTTATTCTGCTACAGCCTTCTATTTGAAGATAAAATGATCATCGGAATTACTTTATTAATATGCGTCGCGATTATCATTCTTCACCGCCAAAATATCAAGAGGATCCTAAATGGGACAGAGAATAGAATTGTGGAGAGGTATTGA
- a CDS encoding sigma-70 family RNA polymerase sigma factor, producing the protein MIELVAAAQNGDEQAFLKLFQEYEVDIYRVAYVYVKNQEDALDVVQETAYKSFKKIKSLKNPAFFKTWLIKITMSCATDMVRKKKKVVYFNSEYTESLMQDEEDIPLSLSLKELIETLQENEKNIVLLKFYHEYTFQEISEILKVPLGTVKSILYRSLHKLRAQIKEGEG; encoded by the coding sequence ATGATTGAGTTGGTGGCCGCTGCTCAAAATGGGGATGAACAAGCGTTCCTGAAGCTATTTCAAGAATATGAAGTCGATATATACCGCGTCGCCTATGTGTATGTGAAAAATCAAGAGGATGCACTCGATGTGGTGCAGGAAACCGCCTATAAATCTTTCAAAAAGATCAAGTCTCTTAAAAATCCAGCGTTTTTCAAAACATGGTTGATCAAAATTACGATGAGCTGTGCAACAGATATGGTCAGAAAGAAGAAGAAGGTCGTTTATTTCAACAGTGAGTACACAGAATCACTCATGCAAGACGAAGAGGACATCCCGCTCTCCCTATCGCTGAAAGAATTGATAGAGACGCTGCAGGAAAATGAAAAGAATATTGTCCTCTTAAAGTTTTATCATGAGTACACCTTTCAAGAAATCTCAGAGATTCTGAAGGTTCCATTAGGGACTGTGAAATCCATTCTTTATCGATCACTCCATAAACTACGTGCGCAAATCAAGGAGGGCGAAGGTTAA